The nucleotide sequence aaaatgcaaaaaaaaaataaaataatgaacGACATATATGTTTATTTCCCTTCTCCTTTGCTCAAACATGATGCCAATGACAAGTTATTTCCCTTCTCCTTTGCTCAAATATGATGCCAATGACAAGTTCTCaccgtgtatatatataatgcatCGTCCCAACGGCCAAACAAGTAAGTAAAATCAATTCAACTATGGCAGCAACATTAATTATCTCTCATTCGTACATTCTACCTAGCTAGCAGATACGTATATATAGATCAATTTCGCTAGTATGCACGCCTACATGTCTCATCAAACTATAGCAGGAGTATCGATCGTTGATCGATCTAGGACTGGGAGGTGCTAGGAAATACAAGCTAACAGCATCAAAAGTATCACAAATGGGTGACGACTGATTTAGAAGACATCCAAGAAACAGTAACACCTTGTAGTGTCTTGAATCATGGTAGAGATCGAAGGCGTTGCTGACAGACTTGTTGGAGTAATATCGAAATGAAATGGCTCCTATACTGTATGATGCTACCAGTGATTTTACAACATTTCTGTGGTCCtttcactactggagaagtgatctttgcCGGGTAGGGGAAAAACCACAATTGTCCCGGTTCACCaaaaaaccgagactaaaaacaatttttagtcccggtttataggTTCAACGGGAAGATTTCATCCTGGTTCGCCAGTTGTCAGGGTGTGTTAGGCccccggtgatctttagtcctggtttgtgttactaaccgggactaaagatcatggCGATTTTTAagcccggttggtaacacaaaccgggactaaaagtccatccatataaagtcttcttcttcctccagctagCCCGAGAAGGCTTCAAAAATTTGTTGAGTTTGAGGGGAGGTGCTGCCAAaatttttggtgattttgttttggtgaaaatataaaatttgaaggagttaaaggttagcaacttcatcctcctctACTTTGTGATAAGCATTTGTActtagagatatgttttgtATACTATTTTGCCTCTAGAAATTTGGGAATGGGAGATGATGAAAGAGAAAGTTTGTGTAGGGATGAAAtaatatagaaattttgtttatgtagaatttgggaaaaaaaaacttgtgataaaagagatgagaaagagaaagatagaaaattatatgaaaaagaTTAGAAAACTtagttaatttaaattaaattaagtaaaacaaattaaatatttgtttACAACTTTAAAATGATGGGGAATGAAAACATGAATAATTTGTGGTATTATTTTATAATCAAATTTTATTATTTAgaatttggaaaaaaacttgtgataaaagaaatgaaaaagaaaaagatagaaaattatatgaaaaacatagttaatttaaattaaattaagtaaaacaaattaaatatttgtttACAACTTTAAAATGATGGGGAATGAAAACATGAATAATTTGAGGTATTATTTTATAATCAAATTTTATTATTTAgaatttggaaaaaaacttgtgataaaagaaatgaaaaagaaaaagatagaaaattatatgaaaaacttagttaatttaaattaaattaagtaaaacaaattaaatatttgtttACAACTTTAAAATGATGGGGAATGAAAACATGAATAATTTGTGGTATTATTTTataatcaaatatgattatttagaatttggaaaaaaaaacttgtgataaaagagatgagaaagaaaaagatagaaaattatatgaaaaagaATGGAAAACTtagttaatttaaattaaattaagtaaaacaaatttaatatttgtTTACAACTTTAAAATGATGGGGAATGAAAACATGAATAATTTGttgtattattttataataattatatattgctatttttaatattgtttaattggtTTGAATTTCGTGGATtaatttttcatgatttttgtgcttttcatgtagatggatcggcaatggatgcgCGCGGACTGACGGTCAAAAGAGTTTTTTGATGGCTTGCATAATTTTCTGAAAGTGGCAGAAGCTAACAAGCAGAATAATGGTTTTATCCGTTGTCCAAGCACTAAGTGCAAAAACCAGAGAGAGTATTCTACAGTTAGAACTATTCATATTCACTTGTTTGAGACGGGCTTCATGCCGAGCTATAATGTTTGGACCTCGCACGGGGAGCAAGGGGTTcgaatggaagaagatgaagtagaagacgagaacattccggactgggcccagtacgttggatttgaaggaaatacaACGTGCGAGGTGGAAGGGGCTGACGTTgaagatgatcttggtcagatgttacAGGACATCAAGGAGGAttgtgaaagtgaaaaggaggctcAGAAATTAGAGCGTATGTTAGCGGATCACAAGACGCCATTGTACCCCGGCTATGAACAGGGGCACAAAAAATTGGGTACAACTCTGGaattgttgcaatggaaggccaAAAATGGTGtcagtgacaaggcatttggcgagcTATTGAAACTAGTGAAGAACATTCTTTCGGAGGAAAACAAGTTGCCCAAAACAACATACGAAGCAAAGAatatagtctgccctctaggacttgAGGATACCAAACGATTGTATCCtctatcgcggtgaggagtacgagaacctagaagcatgcccggTCTGTAATGCACTATGATACAACATTAGAAGAGACGATCCAGGTGATGTTGACGGACAGCCTTCGaggaagagaattcctgctaaggtgatgtggtatttccctataataccacggctcagacgtttgttcaggaacaaagAGCATGCAAGattgatgcgatggcacgcagAAGAACGTCAACAAGACGGGATGCtaagacaccccgccgatgggtTGCAGTGGTGAAACATCGATAGAAagtttaaagactttggaaaggatcCACGAAACGTAAGGTTcagtttaagtacggatggcatggatccatttggagagatgagcagcggccatagcacttggcttgttacgatgtgtatctacgacccccctggctatgcatgaagaggaagtacatcaTGATGTTGATTGTTATTCAAGGCCcaaagcaacctggtaacgataTTGATGTGTATCTAAGACCACTGGTTGAAGATCTCAAACTGCTGTGGAAGAAATAAGGCGTCCCtgtgtgggatgaggacaaacAGGTGgaatttaacctacgagcgctgctgctcgtaaccatcaacgattggcctgcccttagcaacctatccggacagtcaaacaaggggtacaaggcttgcatcCACTGTTTGGATGAAACTGAAAGTACGTATCTGAAACATTGTAAAAAAGTTGTGTACATGGGGCATCGTCGATTTCTTGTTACGAACCACACTGtccggaagaaaggcaagcaccgTAAGAAGCCTATATTTCGAAACGGTAAAACCTTGTTCGAAATGGTGAAAGATctgaaagtagtgtttggaaagggacCTGGAAGCCAACCCATAGccagcgaagatggtcacgcagcaatgtggaagaaaaagtctattttttgggagttaccctattgggaagtCTTGGACGTCCGGCATGCAAtagacgtgatgcacctcactaagaacctctGCGTCAACTTGCtgggcttcctaggtgtatacgggaagtcgaaagatacacttgAAGCACGCAATGATCTAAAAGATACGAACCAACGTGAGGACCtccacccggaaccaaaggagaaaggaagccaatGCTTGAGCCCatccagctacactcttagcaaggtaaagaaggaaagtatgtttgaatgcttggagagcatcaaggtaccgtctgggTACTCCTTTAATATAAAGAGAATAATAAGGACGAAGgataagaagttcacaaacctaaagtctcatgactgtcacgtgttgatgacacagctgcttCCTGTTATAATTAGTGGTATTCTCCCTGACAATGTTcgagcaacaataacaaagctatgtgctttcatgaacgcaatttcacaGAAGATCATCGATCCAGaaagattagaagcccttcaaaatgatgtggtgcaatgccttgtcagctttgagttgatcttTCCACCTTCCTTCTTCAACATAATAACGCATCTTCTaagtcaccttgtgaaagatatcagtattctcgggcctgtgtacctgcacaatatgtttcctttcgagaggtacatgggcgttctaaagaagtacgttcgtaaccgtgctcgtccagaagTAAGCAtagccaaggggtatggaacagaggaggtcatagAATTTTGcttagaatttattgaagaccttcgtcCAATCGGGGTGGCCGAATCACGGCATGAAGGGAtgctacggggaaaggggactcttgGAAGGAAAGCAATTATGACTGTAGACATCGATTTATACCGTAAAGCACATTTCACGGTTTTGCAACAATCTTTTTTGGttgctccttacatcgaggagcacatGGCGATTGTAAGGAGCgaaaacatcggtaagtccgatggcTGGATAACACGAtgtcacattgatactttccccgcttggctatgacaacatctcatgggtaacgcgACGATTAACCAACAGCTAGCCTTTTTcgcgaggggaccatctgggtcCATCACGACATGGcaaggatatgagatcaatggaaAGGGGAAATATGAGGCGCTCTGCTGATCCTTTATATGTCATTTTTTTGTTCTGCACGTGTGTAGTTACCTATTGTACTTAGTACTCAAGAACCTTATAATTCTCTATTCTGAATTCCTAGCTAAGCTTCTCAAGCTGACTAGATGCAGTTAATAACCGGTATCATAACAGAGATGGTATACGATCGAAATTGAGTACATTAAAATGCAAAAACAAAATAATGAATGACATATATGTTGATTTCCCTTCTCTTTTGCTCAAATATGATGCCAATGACAAGTTCTCacggtgtatatatatatatatatatatataatgcatcGTCCCAACAGCCAAACAATTAAGTAAAATCAATTCAACTATGGCAGCAACATTAATTATCTCTCATTCGTACATTCTACCTAGCTAgcagatacatatatatagatcaatTTCGCTAGTATGCATGCCTACATGTCTCATCAAACTATAGCAGGAGTATCGTTGATCGATTTAGGACTGGGAGGTGCTAGAAAACACAAGCTGACAGCATCAAAAGTGTCCCAAATGGGTGACGACTGTTTTAGAAGACATCCAAGGAATAGTAGCACCTTGTATGTGGTGCATTTTGAATCATGGTAGAGAAGGCGTTGCTAACACACTTGTTGGAGTAATATCGAAATGAAATGGCTCCTATATTTGTATGATGCTACAAGCTATTTTACAACATTTCTATAGTCCTTTAGAGGTACTAACTGTTGAGAAAATTGATCTCTCGGTTCAAAAAACAGGGAGGAGAACGGGCTAGACAGTTTTTTCCACCTGTTGTAACTCGAAATCACAGCAATTCAATTTGTTTTAATCCCTGATTAACTGTGTGCAGTGATCGGTGGCGCccaatttattttcttttgagtCACCACCGATTCCCTACAATGCTAAATGTAAAAGGGGAGCCCGACCCAAGAGCGGATGACGATCTCTCTCGATCTCAATCTCCCCGATAACCAGACCCTAAACCCAATCAACATAGGCGCTGGAGGGGAAACGTGTGGCGGTTCCGGGACAGTGTAGGTGGCAACCGGAAAGCTATCACTACCCTCACGAGTGATCGCCGGCGACCCCTTTGGGATCAAGCCAGCGTTCTCACTGCTACCACTATTTCCCCTACACCAACAATACGCGAGGTGGTTCGAGTTTCTGCATCCTCTACATTCACTCTGGTTCGAGCTAGAACAATTACAATGTCTTAGAACAATTTCGAAGACAGCAGCACAGTTGTCCTGATCAAATTGAACGAATAATCCATGTGGTCATGCTGCTGCGCAGGTTCGTGAGGATGAATCAATAAAGGCGGGAGGTCTTCATCACCAGGATGGATGTCGGCAAAATCAGTGTTAAGAACAAAAACACCAAAAGTCCAGGACTGACCTAAGCCACCTCGCAAGGGGAGTTCTTTGAGCACGATTACTCTTGGCACTGCATCAATGTCATCAAAGACAGCTCTGAGCAAAACTCTACCTGGAATGGGATCCCTCTCCTGCTAATCCACCAGGCGACCAAATAGGGGAACAGCAGGGGGAGAATAACCCACAAAATAGAGGCAATTCGGGAATCAGTGCTGGTCCAAACCAGAATCTGGCAATGTCTGTTCTAGAAAATGAAACTTCTCCTGTGTTCTTTGTGCCGGATTCTGTTCAGGGCAAAATCCAGGAAGTGCTTCTCAAGAATCAGTTGTTAAGACAGTTAGCAGAAAGAGTTCAGGGGCCTCCAGCAGTCCCTTTGGCGCTTGCTCCCTTCACTGCTTTGCTGCTCCCAAGAAGGAATGCAATTTATGATTCTTTGCCGCCAGTCTTCCACTCTTCACAGCTGCCCGTGGTAGTGGTTCAACATGAGGATCATGAGGATGATATGGACCATGACATGGGCCCTCTGGGCCAAGATGAGATCCTTGATGTTCAGCTTTTGGCAATTTCAGAGCCACTGGACCAGGCTCAGCCCAAGAGCCCGCCAAGAACAGGACCAGTGCCTCTCCTGTTAGAACCACCAAGAGCTCCAATCAAGAAGAAAGATGGCAAGACTGTCTTGTTTGATCCTAACAGAAGGCAGAGTGCTCGGATGCGTTCTTCTAGTCAGGAGCTCACCCAGCCTGACCCCAGAATGGGCATAGGAAAGCCGAGAGGAAAATCTGCCAAAAAATTGAAATAGTTGGCAGGTATTTCAAACCTTCTAGCTGGCAATATTTCTTTATCAGCTTCTGATTTTCATTCTGATTTAGATGAAGATTGTCTCTCTACATCTGATTCCTCTCCTTCTGACTGTTCAATATCTTTGCTGCAAAAGTTGGGAGTGGAAATATGCGGTCTATCTCCTGAGGAGGTGGAAGAGGCGACTTTGGGTGGTGCTAGGAAGAAGAAGCTTCCAAGGCCATCTGAAGAAGACAACTAGGCAGCCTCCCTGGACTCTTTTGTTTATCTCAGTTTTAAATGGATAGCAGCTATATCTCTTATCTTTTGGTTGTATGTTTGTGGAACCTTGATCACCTGGTTGTGATGTGTGGCTGTCAGACTATTTATGTTACTACTTCAAGCACTGAGTATGATATGCTTGACATGTATTCAGGGTATTTTGTTCAATCAAGGTTGTTTGTTATAACCTTGTGTTTCTCCTGCTATATTTATGTCCTCGATGAATAGTCAAGCTAGAAGTATGAACATTCTCTGTTGGAATATTCGGGGGATGAACTCCCCAGGAAAATCCTTAGCCTTATATCAGCAGATTGATATCAGTGCCTGCCACATCTTATGTTTGCAAGAGACAAAAAAGCAGAATTTTGTTTTAGCCGACATCAAAAATTTTGCTCCAAAACGCTTTGATTCTTTTGCCTTCTCCCCTTCACGCGGTGCTTCAGGTGGAATTCTTGTGGCTTGGGTCTCTCGTTTGCTTCAAGGGAGTACGGTCCAGATTAATGATTATGCTGTGACAGTCAAATTCAGCTCGAATCTCAACAATGCTACGTGGTTTTTATGTTGTGTTTATGGCCCTTGTGCTAGGCCGCAATGTGATCTTTTTGTTCAATGGTTGCGAGACCTTCATATCAGTCCAGTGGAAAATTGGCTCATCCTTGGTGATTTCAATTTTTATAGATCAGTTGATAACCGAAACAAGCCTGGGGCAAATATGAATGATATCCTTATTTTCAATGATATTATTAGTCACTTGGGACTTTTGGAGTTGCCATTAAAAGGGACGAGTTTCACCTGGAGTAATATGCAGGATAACCCACTGCTGCAGCAATTGGACTGGTTCTTTACTTCCCCAAGCTGGACTCTAGCTTTCTCAAACACTGATGTTCAAGCCCTGACAAGAAGTACTTCTGATCATGTACCATGTGTGGTAAAAATCAGCACTAAGATTCCTAAAAGCTCCATCTTTAGATTTGAGAATTATTGGGTGCAACTGGAAGGTTTCTTTGAGGTTGTTCAGTCAGTCTGGGCCCTTGACCCTGGGTTTGAGGATCCTGCAAAGTGCATCTCCTTTAAATTAAAGCACTTGAGGAAAAAACTACTCAATTGGAGCAGAAATTACTCCCAACTATCTAAATTACTAGTCAACTCAAACAGGGTTCTAGATTTCTTGGATTTGATAGAGGAGCTTAGGCCACTATCCATCTTAGAATGGAATTTTGAATATGAAAAGATGTACCAATAGGTGGATGCTCCTAGGTGAGGAAAATACCAAATTTTTCCAGGCCATGGCAACAGAAAGATTTAGGATAAACTCTATTCCCCAAGTGATAAATGATGAGGGTACCTCTATTTCTGCTCATGAGGAAAAAGCTGATTTGTTTTACCAGAATTTTATGCAAAGAATGGGGATCACAACTTCTCCTTCAATGGCTTTTGACTTGCCTTCCCTGTTTGCCCCCCAGAATCTGGATAGCTTGATTGACCCTTTTTACACACAGGAGATTGATAGTCTaatttctttactcccggttcataAGGCACCTGGACCAGATGGTTTCAATGGTCAGTTTGTCAAAAAATGCTAGCCAATAATTGCACAAGATTTCTATAGACTTGCAGCGCATTTCCATGCTGAATGCACTGATCTACAGTGCATCAATACATCTTATATTACTCTGATCCCCAAAAAGCATCTGCCTGAAAAAGTAAATGATTATAGACCCATATCCTTGATGAGCATCAGTCTGAAGTTCCTAATCAAGTTGTTGGCCGATAGGTTACAAGGGGTCATTCTCAAGATTATCCATGTAAATCAGTATGGGTTCATCAAGGGCAGAACAATTCAAGATTGTTTGGCTTGGTCTTTTGAACATATATCATCAGTGTCAACAATTAAAGAGGGAAATAATTCTGCTTAAACATGACTTTGAAAAGGCCTTTGACACTATAGAACACTCAGCAATAATTCAGATAATGAAACATATGGGCTTTCCTCTGAAATGGCTAAATTGGGTCTCCTTGATTTTTTCCACAGCTAGCTCATCTGTTCTTCTAAATGGTGTGCCAGGTGCCTACTTCAAATGCAAAAGAGGAGTGAGGCAAGGTGATCCTCTTTCACCCCTGTTGTTTGTCCTTGGAGCAGACCTCCTACATGCTGTAGTAAACAGAGCTTTCTCTTTAGGACTGTTGTCCAAGCCTATCAATGAGCAAGACAATAAGGGTTTCCCAATTGtgcaatatgcagatgataccCTCATTCTGCTTAAGTCTGACCAAAGAGAACTCTTCTGCTTTAAAGCAATTCTGAATACTTTTGCTCAATCCACAGGACTTAAGGTGAATTATCATAAGTCACAGCTTTACCCCCTGAATGTTCCCCCAGAAAAAGTACACTTGTTAGCTGGTCTGTTGGGTTGCTCTGTGGGACAAATGCCTTTCACCTATCTTGGTTTACCAATGGGGACAACAAGACCTA is from Oryza sativa Japonica Group chromosome 9, ASM3414082v1 and encodes:
- the LOC136351691 gene encoding uncharacterized protein codes for the protein MEEDEVEDENIPDWAQYVGFEGNTTCEVEGADVEDDLGQMLQDIKEDCESEKEAQKLERMLADHKTPLYPGYEQGHKKLGTTLELLQWKAKNGVSDKAFGELLKLVKNILSEENKLPKTTYEAKNIVCPLGLEDTKRLRDDPGDVDGQPSRKRIPAKVMWYFPIIPRLRRVPVWDEDKQVEFNLRALLLVTINDWPALSNLSGQSNKGYKACIHCLDETESTYLKHCKKVVYMGHRRFLVTNHTVRKKGKHRKKPIFRNGKTLFEMVKDLKVVFGKGPGSQPIASEDGHAAMWKKKSIFWELPYWEVLDVRHAIDVMHLTKNLCVNLLGFLGVYGKSKDTLEARNDLKDTNQREDLHPEPKEKGSQCLSPSSYTLSKVKKESMFECLESIKVPSGYSFNIKRIIRTKDKKFTNLKSHDCHVLMTQLLPVIISGILPDNVRATITKLCAFMNAISQKIIDPERLEALQNDVVQCLVSFELIFPPSFFNIITHLLSHLVKDISILGPVYLHNMFPFERYMGVLKKYVRNRARPEVSIAKGYGTEEVIEFCLEFIEDLRPIGVAESRHEGMLRGKGTLGRKAIMTVDIDLYRKAHFTVLQQSFLVAPYIEEHMAIVRSENIGKSDGWITRCHIDTFPAWL